The proteins below come from a single Phorcysia thermohydrogeniphila genomic window:
- a CDS encoding DUF262 domain-containing protein: MVEEGGTISVEELVNGVLRGEIVLPDFQRSFTWEPEEVRELLVSLLGGYFIGTMLILETVREDAPFALRFIEGAKEVNENIEVQSLIKIILDGQQRTTAIFYALYEPNIPLKGRKNPYFYFLDLEKALNEEWNEAVIGVSKSDRRKLGELEEKELIIPFKLVKDRKEILKRFKDHPRFSEIYELVDKFLKRPIHIIKLRRNTQLDKIAETFERINRIGKPLSIFDLLSARLYKHDINLRRLLKETKDRYEFASNVKEEYILRTIALIRGRELKAKEILSLNHENFEDDWDKAVKSLQKAYERITDIRDGYGAFDFSKWVPYTPMIVPLAALIHYLESRGKENPKNYAKIDKWYWISVFTNRYDQGANTTSFKDYKALIEWIEDDSKIPSFVNKFNISDVDLDVNKQSSATYRGVMNLITLSGALDFQTGQPPQFNQEKVQDDHIFPKSKFKTNKVNFVYNRTLITTNASKGNKPPSLYFEKRIEEYGKEKLKEILATHLIPADAIDDLLSDNIESFLEKRKKAILEKISEITQ, encoded by the coding sequence ATGGTTGAAGAAGGGGGAACAATAAGCGTAGAAGAACTAGTAAACGGGGTTCTAAGAGGAGAAATTGTTCTTCCTGATTTTCAACGTTCTTTTACATGGGAACCTGAAGAAGTCAGGGAGCTTTTAGTTTCCCTTTTAGGTGGATACTTTATTGGAACGATGCTTATTCTAGAAACCGTCAGAGAAGATGCTCCGTTTGCGTTGAGGTTTATAGAGGGAGCAAAAGAAGTTAATGAAAATATTGAAGTACAATCGCTTATTAAAATTATATTGGATGGACAGCAACGAACAACAGCTATATTTTATGCCTTATACGAACCTAACATACCTTTGAAAGGAAGAAAAAATCCCTATTTCTATTTCCTTGATTTGGAAAAAGCTTTAAACGAGGAATGGAACGAGGCAGTAATTGGAGTATCAAAAAGCGACAGGAGGAAACTTGGAGAATTAGAAGAAAAAGAGCTTATCATACCCTTTAAGCTGGTGAAAGATAGAAAGGAAATACTTAAACGATTTAAAGATCATCCCCGATTTAGCGAAATATATGAGCTAGTTGACAAATTTCTTAAGCGTCCAATTCACATTATTAAGTTACGGCGAAATACACAATTAGATAAGATAGCAGAAACCTTTGAAAGAATAAATAGAATAGGAAAACCTTTGTCAATTTTTGACCTCCTTTCCGCTCGCCTTTATAAACATGACATAAATCTTAGGAGACTCCTTAAAGAAACCAAAGACAGATACGAGTTCGCGTCTAACGTAAAAGAGGAATACATTTTAAGAACAATAGCACTAATCCGTGGACGTGAACTAAAGGCCAAAGAAATACTTTCTCTTAATCACGAAAACTTTGAAGATGACTGGGACAAAGCAGTAAAAAGTCTTCAAAAAGCATACGAAAGAATTACAGACATAAGAGATGGATATGGTGCTTTTGACTTTTCCAAATGGGTTCCTTATACTCCAATGATTGTACCATTAGCAGCACTTATTCACTACCTTGAATCACGAGGTAAGGAAAATCCCAAGAACTATGCCAAAATTGATAAATGGTATTGGATCTCCGTATTTACAAATCGGTATGACCAAGGTGCCAATACTACATCTTTTAAAGATTATAAAGCTCTTATAGAATGGATTGAAGACGATTCAAAAATACCATCTTTCGTGAACAAGTTTAACATATCAGATGTAGATTTAGACGTAAACAAACAAAGTTCTGCAACGTATAGGGGAGTAATGAACTTAATAACTTTGAGTGGAGCTCTTGATTTCCAAACAGGACAACCTCCACAGTTTAATCAAGAAAAAGTTCAAGACGATCACATTTTTCCAAAATCAAAATTTAAAACAAACAAGGTTAACTTTGTATATAACCGAACATTAATAACTACAAACGCTTCCAAAGGGAACAAGCCTCCTTCTCTTTATTTTGAAAAGCGAATAGAAGAATACGGAAAAGAGAAACTTAAAGAAATACTCGCAACTCACCTTATCCCTGCAGACGCGATAGATGACTTATTAAGTGATAACATAGAATCCTTCTTGGAAAAGCGAAAAAAAGCGATTCTAGAGAAAATTTCTGAAATTACCCAATGA
- a CDS encoding SIR2 family NAD-dependent protein deacylase, with translation MEVSKLIIALQRSKNVSIFTGAGVSAESGIPTFRGKDGLWNKYDPTELATLYAFREDPLKVWKWYLWRMRLIALAEPNTGHRAIAEMEELFPNFLLITQNVDGLHRRAGSKKLVELHGNIFEGKCRSCGKRYSEEELSSIFPLADKNYLRKLSEDEFKERILNGLREEELPECLVCGDLIGPGVVWFGESLPETALSKAYRASESCDVFFSVGTSALVQPAASLPLIAKRSGALLVEINPEETPISSYCNFVFRAPSSEVLSEILLRLKEQR, from the coding sequence ATGGAAGTCTCCAAACTGATTATTGCACTCCAACGTTCAAAAAACGTTTCCATCTTCACCGGCGCTGGAGTAAGTGCTGAAAGTGGGATTCCTACTTTTAGGGGAAAGGACGGGCTCTGGAACAAGTACGACCCGACGGAGCTCGCCACCCTTTACGCCTTCAGGGAAGACCCTCTAAAGGTGTGGAAGTGGTACCTCTGGAGGATGAGACTTATCGCTTTAGCAGAGCCAAACACCGGCCACAGGGCAATAGCTGAGATGGAAGAGCTCTTCCCTAACTTCCTCCTCATAACCCAGAACGTTGACGGCCTTCACAGGAGAGCAGGCTCTAAAAAGCTTGTAGAGCTCCACGGGAACATCTTTGAGGGAAAGTGTCGCTCCTGCGGTAAGCGCTACAGTGAAGAAGAGCTCTCCAGTATCTTCCCCTTAGCCGATAAGAACTACCTCAGGAAACTCTCTGAGGACGAGTTCAAAGAGAGGATACTCAACGGCCTTAGAGAAGAGGAGCTCCCTGAGTGCTTAGTCTGTGGAGACCTTATAGGCCCGGGAGTTGTCTGGTTCGGAGAGAGTTTACCAGAAACTGCCCTGTCTAAGGCTTACAGGGCTTCTGAAAGCTGTGACGTGTTCTTCTCCGTTGGAACTTCTGCCCTCGTCCAGCCGGCAGCCTCCCTACCACTAATAGCGAAAAGGTCTGGAGCTCTCTTAGTGGAGATAAACCCTGAAGAAACCCCTATCTCCTCTTACTGCAACTTCGTCTTTAGAGCTCCCTCCTCTGAGGTTCTATCTGAAATACTTTTAAGGCTAAAAGAGCAGAGGTAG
- a CDS encoding ArnT family glycosyltransferase — protein sequence MESRDFRWFLFFLLFALSINIGTLTLYHEEPRRGIVTFEMLKTGDFLQPTVLGEPYYKKPPFHNWILSLSAMAFGSVSEVALRFPSVLSVLLTSLLVFWFTGRFFDRRRALLSSLIFSTFYIVLFGYGSKCEPDTLFTLLVSSSILFWFYLMERGRELPAWIVGYFLTSLAALTKGLPAVHFFLISVGVYFFISGNFRRLFSFNHFLGLTVGLLPFVGWLFSVKTEQAVATLLSEVVSRSPGHFDAVKTLKRYISFPFRFVGATFPWSLVFIYYFIKGRINPSESLNDRTIRFLLLSFFLNLLVYWIFPGSRLRYVMPILPLLAVLLAVWIGEIRFVHKRAKDILRFTLELLVPIGIVAGVVATHNPSFILKQTILFLIFAYLFYFFFMPRINYTPVVVLFALLMLLLRGFYSSYYVSVAEYKYPPVREVAKEIAELTKDHQLYTKTKYLQLCFYVEKYRDRILPFSKNPPKDSLFLSSRKEGNVLKEFPLGKHKFYLCSFSLKSISDRTSEEGALKTKLQ from the coding sequence ATGGAGAGTAGGGACTTTAGGTGGTTTCTTTTCTTTCTCCTTTTTGCACTATCAATAAATATTGGAACGCTTACCCTTTACCACGAAGAACCGAGGAGAGGAATAGTTACGTTTGAGATGTTAAAAACGGGGGATTTCCTCCAGCCTACTGTCCTCGGGGAACCCTACTATAAAAAGCCCCCCTTCCATAACTGGATTCTCTCGCTTTCTGCTATGGCCTTTGGCTCTGTATCTGAAGTAGCTCTAAGGTTCCCGTCCGTCCTTTCCGTTCTCCTGACTTCACTGCTTGTCTTCTGGTTTACTGGGAGGTTTTTTGACAGGAGGAGGGCTCTCCTTTCCTCCCTCATATTCTCCACCTTTTACATAGTCCTCTTTGGCTACGGAAGTAAGTGTGAGCCCGACACCCTCTTTACGCTATTGGTATCCTCTTCCATACTCTTCTGGTTTTACCTGATGGAAAGGGGGAGGGAGCTCCCTGCTTGGATAGTTGGGTACTTTTTAACTTCCCTTGCAGCCCTAACTAAGGGACTTCCGGCAGTTCACTTCTTCCTGATTTCGGTTGGAGTTTACTTCTTCATAAGTGGAAATTTCAGGAGGCTTTTCTCCTTTAACCATTTCCTCGGCCTTACTGTCGGCCTTTTGCCTTTTGTAGGGTGGCTCTTTTCGGTAAAGACGGAGCAGGCGGTTGCAACTCTTCTTTCTGAGGTTGTTTCCCGTTCGCCGGGACACTTTGATGCCGTAAAGACCTTAAAGCGTTACATCTCTTTTCCCTTCCGTTTTGTTGGGGCGACTTTCCCTTGGTCACTGGTCTTTATTTACTACTTCATTAAAGGAAGGATAAATCCTTCAGAGAGCTTAAATGACAGAACCATTCGTTTTCTGCTCCTTTCCTTTTTCCTTAACCTTCTCGTCTACTGGATATTTCCCGGCTCAAGGCTAAGATACGTAATGCCTATTCTCCCTCTGCTAGCCGTTCTTTTGGCCGTGTGGATAGGGGAAATTCGCTTTGTCCACAAGAGGGCTAAGGATATCTTGAGGTTTACTCTGGAGCTCCTTGTTCCCATCGGGATAGTGGCCGGAGTTGTCGCAACCCATAACCCTTCTTTCATACTAAAACAGACGATTCTCTTTCTAATTTTTGCATACCTCTTCTACTTCTTCTTTATGCCGAGGATTAACTACACTCCGGTTGTAGTTTTATTTGCCCTCCTGATGTTGCTTTTAAGGGGATTTTACAGCTCCTACTACGTTTCAGTTGCCGAGTATAAGTATCCACCTGTAAGGGAAGTTGCAAAAGAAATTGCTGAGCTAACGAAAGACCACCAACTCTACACGAAGACAAAGTACCTTCAGCTCTGTTTTTACGTTGAAAAGTATAGGGATAGAATCCTTCCCTTCTCTAAAAATCCCCCGAAAGATTCCCTATTCTTAAGCAGTAGAAAAGAGGGAAATGTTCTTAAAGAGTTCCCCTTAGGGAAGCATAAGTTCTACCTCTGCTCTTTTAGCCTTAAAAGTATTTCAGATAGAACCTCAGAGGAGGGAGCTCTAAAGACGAAGTTGCAGTAA
- a CDS encoding ArnT family glycosyltransferase: MKDKKFWILVVISFLLLVLPNGLYSAFDKDEPKYLEAAREMIESGDYITPYYNYEYRFDKPVLVYWLIVLGYKLFGLNEFGGRFFVSLAGLLTVLLLFWWLSRHKGKDFAFWASLALLSLLDFIVMASVAMPDALLTLFMTASLVFFFEGYHRKSEKFYILAFASSGLATLTKGPVGLALPGLIAIIYLILRRDLIRTLKEIPWFKGFAVYLLIVAPWYVAILKKHGYQFFKDFIIFHNIHRFTSKVPGHPTEWWYYLANYFWLFLPFSFFFPFAVYKLWKEKLNVTDEVFSFVAVWFFTVVIFFQIAHTKLAHYLLPSFPAFAVIVTWYVRKYKDKLPYLITTGIFLLLTVGAVGFFVYKGWKPVGLIALLPALLGALLSLKRKDYRFLLTSFVGTMILFKWVTLPSLEDLRAKPAVGKEIREIAEKHPELRFFFFDYTSPEIVYYFRKGKLESINPKKAKELLSGDKPVVIVTRENRLKHLKGTKYYVWDKKKELITKHSIVVISNVSEEKLNGNG; the protein is encoded by the coding sequence ATGAAAGATAAGAAGTTCTGGATTCTTGTCGTTATCTCCTTCCTACTTCTCGTGCTGCCAAACGGCCTCTACTCTGCTTTTGACAAAGATGAGCCTAAATACTTAGAGGCAGCACGGGAGATGATAGAGAGTGGAGACTACATCACTCCCTACTACAACTACGAGTACAGGTTTGATAAACCCGTTCTCGTTTACTGGCTTATAGTCCTTGGCTATAAACTATTTGGATTAAACGAGTTTGGAGGAAGGTTTTTTGTCTCCCTTGCTGGCCTCTTAACCGTCCTCCTACTCTTCTGGTGGCTGTCGCGACACAAAGGAAAAGACTTTGCCTTCTGGGCATCCTTAGCTCTCCTCTCCCTCCTTGACTTTATCGTTATGGCCTCTGTTGCAATGCCCGACGCCCTACTTACCCTATTTATGACTGCAAGCTTAGTCTTCTTCTTTGAAGGTTACCACAGGAAGAGTGAGAAGTTCTACATCCTTGCCTTTGCTTCCTCAGGACTTGCAACCCTTACAAAAGGACCCGTTGGACTGGCGCTTCCGGGACTTATAGCCATCATTTACCTCATTCTACGGAGAGATTTAATCAGAACCCTCAAGGAAATACCGTGGTTTAAGGGATTTGCCGTTTACCTTCTAATCGTAGCTCCATGGTACGTGGCAATCCTAAAAAAACATGGCTACCAGTTCTTTAAGGACTTCATCATATTCCACAACATCCACCGCTTTACATCAAAAGTTCCGGGACACCCAACGGAGTGGTGGTACTACTTGGCAAACTACTTCTGGCTATTCTTACCCTTTAGCTTCTTCTTCCCCTTTGCCGTATATAAACTCTGGAAGGAGAAGTTAAACGTAACGGATGAGGTGTTTAGCTTTGTAGCAGTGTGGTTCTTTACGGTAGTTATCTTCTTCCAGATAGCCCACACAAAACTTGCCCACTACCTTCTCCCATCATTTCCAGCCTTTGCAGTAATAGTTACGTGGTACGTGAGGAAGTACAAAGATAAGCTTCCCTACCTAATCACTACCGGCATTTTCCTGCTTCTAACGGTTGGAGCAGTAGGATTTTTTGTCTACAAAGGATGGAAACCGGTAGGACTCATCGCCCTTCTGCCGGCCCTTTTGGGAGCTCTCCTCTCCCTCAAAAGGAAGGACTACCGCTTTTTACTCACATCCTTTGTAGGAACGATGATTCTCTTTAAGTGGGTAACGCTACCCTCCCTTGAGGATTTAAGGGCAAAGCCGGCAGTCGGTAAGGAGATTAGGGAAATCGCCGAAAAACATCCAGAGCTCCGCTTTTTCTTCTTTGACTACACAAGCCCAGAAATCGTTTACTACTTTAGAAAGGGTAAGCTTGAAAGCATTAACCCCAAGAAGGCGAAAGAACTTCTTTCAGGTGATAAACCGGTAGTCATCGTTACAAGGGAAAACAGGCTAAAGCATCTAAAGGGAACTAAGTACTACGTTTGGGATAAAAAGAAGGAGCTCATAACTAAACACAGCATCGTAGTTATCTCCAACGTTTCGGAGGAAAAGTTAAATGGAAACGGTTAA